The region GCACTGACAACAGTATGTCTAAAATTGAAACCCTTCAAGCAACTCAGGATAGTTAAGCTTTTTCTTTATCCACTTCATTAAGTATTGCTTCAAGCTCTTTTTTAATGCTTCCCCGGTTTGGCCGTTCATTGGTGTCTTTATGAGGAGTTTTTTTCGGATGGATTATGAATTTGTGTATTGTGGCAGATAGTTTTTTGAATTTATTAATCAGTTCTTCGCATTCCCCGGCATCAATATATCCCTGGTCGAGGGCGATATACAATTGGCTCCGCACTATTCCGCATGACCCTTTAGCGATTGAGAGGAGC is a window of Pseudomonadota bacterium DNA encoding:
- a CDS encoding four helix bundle protein, which encodes MTGKHFEDLEIWQEARRLTNNIYDITQQPAFSKDFSLCDQIRKASVSIMSNIAEGRECGDNKEFIRLLSIAKGSCGIVRSQLYIALDQGYIDAGECEELINKFKKLSATIHKFIIHPKKTPHKDTNERPNRGSIKKELEAILNEVDKEKA